In a genomic window of Cyanobacteria bacterium FACHB-DQ100:
- a CDS encoding ribonuclease Z, with protein sequence MQITFLGTSSGVPTRSRNVSAIALRLPQRAEVWLFDCGEGTQHQFLRSDLRVSQIRRIFVTHVHGDHIFGLMGLLASCGLAGNPEQIDIYGPPELDQYLKACKRYSQTHFSYPVKFHPVSPGLVFEDEEFTVTCSLLKHRVPAFGYRVAEKDRPGHFKAELAKELGIPSGPLYGKLKRGESVILPDGRTIDGKTLCGETEIGRKIAYCTDTVFCESAIDLARDADVLIHEATFAHQDAEMAFQRLHSTSTMAAQTALLAQVKTLIMTHFSPRYAPGNPVQLQDLLAEARAIFPNTELASDFWTYEVPRRIEQAEAIAR encoded by the coding sequence TTGCAGATCACATTTTTGGGAACAAGTTCTGGGGTTCCCACTCGATCGCGCAATGTTTCTGCGATCGCGCTTCGATTGCCGCAACGCGCTGAAGTGTGGCTGTTTGACTGTGGCGAAGGAACGCAACATCAATTCTTGCGAAGCGATTTACGAGTGAGTCAAATACGCCGAATTTTTGTGACTCACGTTCACGGCGATCACATTTTCGGGTTGATGGGGCTGCTGGCAAGCTGCGGACTCGCGGGAAATCCAGAGCAAATCGATATTTACGGCCCACCTGAATTAGACCAATATCTCAAAGCCTGTAAGCGCTACTCACAGACGCATTTCTCGTATCCGGTAAAGTTTCATCCGGTGAGTCCCGGTTTGGTGTTTGAGGATGAAGAATTTACGGTCACTTGCAGCTTGCTCAAGCATCGCGTTCCCGCATTTGGGTATCGTGTGGCTGAGAAAGACCGTCCAGGACACTTTAAGGCAGAACTGGCGAAAGAATTAGGGATTCCGTCTGGCCCTCTCTATGGAAAATTGAAGCGGGGAGAAAGCGTCATATTACCCGATGGACGCACGATCGACGGCAAAACCCTCTGTGGTGAAACCGAGATCGGTCGCAAAATAGCTTACTGTACCGATACCGTCTTTTGTGAAAGCGCGATCGACTTGGCGCGAGATGCCGATGTACTGATTCACGAAGCCACCTTTGCCCATCAGGACGCAGAAATGGCGTTTCAAAGGCTGCATTCCACCTCGACAATGGCGGCGCAAACTGCCTTACTCGCACAAGTTAAAACGCTGATCATGACGCACTTCAGCCCCAGATACGCACCCGGAAATCCAGTTCAGCTTCAAGATCTTCTAGCTGAAGCCCGCGCTATCTTTCCGAATACTGAACTCGCTTCAGATTTTTGGACGTATGAAGTGCCGAGACGGATTGAGCAAGCTGAAGCGATCGCACGTTGA
- a CDS encoding DUF3148 domain-containing protein, producing MMKEFTIGEKVRLVSLPPYLKTAEPMPMLRPADLLQVGDEGTVLDRRPGGYWGVRFGKGAFLLDDQYLESI from the coding sequence ATGATGAAAGAATTTACGATCGGTGAAAAAGTCCGCCTTGTCTCTTTACCGCCCTATCTAAAAACGGCTGAGCCGATGCCGATGCTGCGTCCGGCGGATCTTTTGCAGGTTGGGGACGAAGGAACCGTTCTCGATCGACGACCCGGCGGATATTGGGGGGTTCGGTTTGGCAAGGGCGCATTCTTGCTAGACGATCAGTATCTAGAATCAATCTAG
- the thiC gene encoding phosphomethylpyrimidine synthase, whose translation MRTDWIAKRRGQSNVSQMHYARKGVITEEMHYVAQRENLPIELIRDEVARGRMIIPANINHPNLEPMAIGIASKCKVNANLGASPNSSDMSEEIAKLNLAVKYGADTVMDLSTGGGNLDEIRTAIINASPVPIGTVPIYQVLESVHGNLESLTPDDFLHVIEKHAQQGVDYMTIHAGLLIEYLPLVRSRITGIVSRGGGIIARWMLHHHKQNPLYTHFDDIIEIFKKYDVSFSLGDSLRPGCTHDASDEAQLSELKTLGQLTRRAWEHDVQVMVEGPGHVPMDQIEFNVRKQMEECSEAPFYVLGPLVTDIAPGYDHITSAIGAAMAGWYGTAMLCYVTPKEHLGLPNAEDVRNGLIAYKIAAHAADIARHRPGARDRDDELSAARYNFDWNRQFELSLDPERAKEYHDETLPADIYKTAEFCSMCGPKFCPMQTKVDADALTELEKFLTREKQSV comes from the coding sequence ATGCGGACAGATTGGATTGCCAAGCGTCGCGGGCAGAGCAACGTCTCTCAGATGCACTATGCCCGAAAAGGTGTAATCACCGAGGAAATGCACTATGTCGCCCAGCGCGAAAACCTCCCGATCGAACTGATTCGCGATGAAGTGGCGCGGGGTCGGATGATCATTCCAGCGAATATCAATCACCCAAATCTAGAACCGATGGCGATCGGGATTGCTTCCAAGTGCAAAGTGAATGCCAATCTCGGCGCATCACCGAATTCTTCTGATATGAGCGAAGAAATTGCCAAGCTCAATCTGGCAGTGAAATACGGCGCGGATACCGTAATGGACTTGTCCACGGGTGGCGGCAACCTGGATGAAATTCGGACGGCGATTATTAACGCTTCTCCAGTACCGATCGGCACTGTGCCAATCTATCAAGTTCTCGAAAGCGTACATGGCAATTTGGAAAGTCTAACCCCCGATGATTTCCTCCATGTGATCGAGAAACACGCCCAGCAAGGGGTCGATTACATGACGATTCACGCTGGATTGCTGATCGAATACCTGCCACTTGTGCGCTCTCGGATTACTGGAATTGTTTCGCGGGGTGGCGGAATCATTGCCCGTTGGATGCTGCACCATCACAAGCAAAATCCGCTCTATACCCACTTCGACGACATCATCGAAATCTTCAAGAAGTACGATGTATCTTTCAGCTTAGGCGATTCTCTCCGTCCGGGTTGTACTCACGATGCCTCCGACGAAGCGCAACTTTCAGAACTCAAAACCCTGGGTCAACTGACTCGTAGAGCTTGGGAACATGATGTCCAAGTGATGGTCGAAGGCCCCGGACACGTTCCGATGGATCAAATCGAATTTAATGTTCGCAAACAAATGGAAGAGTGTTCCGAAGCACCGTTCTATGTGTTAGGCCCGCTCGTAACTGACATTGCACCAGGATATGACCACATCACTTCAGCGATCGGGGCTGCGATGGCTGGCTGGTACGGCACCGCAATGCTGTGCTACGTCACCCCAAAAGAGCATTTAGGCTTACCGAACGCAGAAGATGTTCGCAACGGTTTGATTGCTTACAAAATTGCAGCACACGCCGCCGACATCGCACGACACCGACCAGGGGCACGCGATCGCGACGACGAACTCTCAGCAGCGCGGTACAACTTTGACTGGAACCGACAGTTTGAACTCTCGCTCGATCCAGAACGCGCCAAAGAATACCACGACGAAACGCTACCAGCCGATATCTACAAGACCGCAGAATTCTGCTCGATGTGTGGTCCTAAATTCTGCCCGATGCAAACCAAAGTCGATGCCGATGCGCTAACCGAGCTTGAGAAGTTCCTGACTAGAGAAAAGCAGTCTGTTTAA
- a CDS encoding sucrose synthase, giving the protein MNQLITAILQNPEEKAALQQLVDRLSRSEQRYFLKNEILQAFFEYCHETQKPAHFLHSSHIAHLIQYSHELLLESDRIWLVLRPWVASQQIWAINSALTECTEMPPKEMLEARDRFVGHAQPNLFEIDVTSFYEGSPTIDDPRNIGQGLAFLNRYLSSQVLDDREYWFNLLFDVLHRHEYEGIQLLINDRIQSGEHLAQQVRQAIQILRSRPADEPYQNIHPELQPLGFEPGWGNTAERARQTLELLDQLIIMPQSAILEAFVDRFPSVFRVVSVSIHGWVGQEDLGRPETLGQVAYVLDQARSLDRQLQENIELTGLKMLNIQPQVIVLTRLIPNCEGTHCALPLEKIDGTENAWILRVPFRTFNPKITDNWISKFQIWGYLESYAIDAQAQLLKQLGDKPDLIIGNYSDGNLVASLMARQLKVTHCNIAHSLEKPKHLFSNLYWQELEPQYHFSAQFTADLISMNAADFIVTSSYQEIVGSPDTFGQYESYKCFTMPQLYHVINGIELFNPKFNRVPPGVDERVFFPYTETRSRFSIDRVNHLLFDEQEDAYIFGKLADPQRRPLLAVAPLTAVKNLCGLVECFGRSDLHQRCNLILVTNNLHIRDAINDHEAEEIEKLHRLIDHYQLHEHIRWIGKRLSNPDLGEMYRCIADRQGIFVHFARFEAFGRVLLEAMISGLPAFVTEFGGTTEIIENDKYGVLINPTDLQGSARKILEFLDRADADPNYWQSMSDRSIQRIHDEYNWQHHTQQLLLLTKLYSFWNYVHRESRESLLHYLDALFHLIYKPRAELILEQHQKQ; this is encoded by the coding sequence ATGAATCAACTGATTACAGCAATTTTACAAAATCCCGAAGAAAAAGCAGCGCTTCAGCAGCTTGTGGATCGTTTGAGCCGATCGGAGCAGCGCTATTTCCTCAAAAACGAGATTCTCCAAGCCTTTTTTGAATATTGTCACGAAACGCAAAAGCCTGCTCATTTCTTACATTCTTCGCACATTGCACACTTGATTCAGTACAGCCACGAACTGTTATTGGAAAGCGATCGTATTTGGTTAGTCCTGCGTCCGTGGGTTGCCAGTCAACAGATTTGGGCGATCAATTCAGCCCTGACAGAATGCACCGAAATGCCTCCGAAAGAGATGCTGGAAGCTCGCGATCGATTTGTCGGTCATGCTCAACCAAATTTGTTTGAAATCGACGTTACGTCGTTTTATGAAGGCAGTCCGACGATCGATGATCCGCGCAACATTGGGCAAGGACTTGCTTTTCTCAATCGCTACTTATCCAGTCAAGTTTTAGACGATCGAGAGTATTGGTTTAATCTGTTATTCGATGTGTTGCATCGGCATGAGTACGAAGGCATTCAGCTATTGATCAATGATCGCATTCAGTCCGGTGAACATTTAGCGCAGCAGGTTCGACAAGCAATTCAAATTCTGCGATCGCGTCCTGCTGATGAACCCTATCAAAATATTCACCCAGAGTTACAGCCGCTTGGATTTGAGCCAGGATGGGGCAACACCGCAGAACGAGCGCGCCAAACGTTGGAACTATTGGATCAGTTGATCATCATGCCACAGAGCGCGATTTTAGAGGCATTTGTGGATCGATTCCCCTCAGTGTTTCGAGTCGTCTCCGTGTCGATTCATGGTTGGGTGGGACAAGAAGACTTAGGGCGACCGGAAACATTGGGGCAAGTCGCTTATGTGTTGGATCAAGCCCGATCGCTCGATCGCCAATTGCAAGAGAACATTGAACTCACTGGGTTGAAGATGCTAAACATCCAGCCGCAGGTCATTGTCTTAACGCGATTGATTCCAAACTGTGAAGGAACTCACTGTGCATTGCCTTTAGAGAAGATTGATGGCACTGAAAATGCCTGGATTCTGCGGGTTCCGTTTCGGACATTTAACCCGAAAATTACTGATAATTGGATTTCTAAGTTTCAGATTTGGGGCTATTTGGAGAGCTATGCGATCGACGCTCAAGCTCAGTTACTCAAGCAACTTGGGGATAAACCAGATTTAATCATTGGTAACTATAGTGATGGAAATTTAGTTGCTTCACTCATGGCGCGGCAGCTTAAGGTAACGCATTGCAATATTGCTCACTCGCTCGAGAAGCCGAAGCATTTATTTAGTAATCTTTACTGGCAAGAATTAGAGCCGCAATATCATTTTTCGGCACAATTCACCGCAGATTTGATCAGTATGAATGCGGCAGATTTTATTGTGACTTCCTCGTATCAAGAAATTGTCGGTTCTCCCGATACGTTTGGGCAGTACGAATCCTACAAATGTTTCACAATGCCGCAGCTTTATCATGTGATCAACGGCATTGAACTGTTTAATCCGAAATTTAATCGAGTTCCGCCGGGAGTCGATGAGCGGGTGTTTTTCCCGTACACCGAAACGCGATCGCGCTTCTCCATTGATCGGGTTAATCACCTATTATTCGACGAGCAAGAAGACGCATACATCTTTGGCAAACTCGCCGATCCACAGCGTCGTCCACTCCTCGCGGTTGCACCCCTAACGGCGGTGAAAAATTTATGTGGGCTAGTGGAATGCTTTGGGCGCAGCGATTTACACCAGCGTTGTAATTTAATTCTCGTTACTAATAATCTTCATATTAGAGATGCCATTAATGATCATGAAGCCGAAGAGATCGAGAAGTTGCATCGATTAATCGATCATTACCAATTGCACGAACACATTCGCTGGATTGGTAAACGCCTTTCCAATCCTGATCTCGGAGAAATGTATCGCTGCATTGCCGATCGTCAGGGAATTTTCGTTCACTTTGCTCGATTTGAAGCATTTGGTCGCGTATTGCTCGAAGCGATGATTTCTGGATTACCTGCATTTGTAACCGAGTTTGGGGGAACGACTGAGATTATTGAAAACGACAAGTATGGAGTTTTGATTAACCCGACTGATCTCCAAGGCTCAGCGCGTAAGATCTTAGAGTTTCTCGATCGTGCAGACGCTGATCCAAATTATTGGCAGTCTATGTCAGATCGAAGTATCCAGCGGATTCATGATGAGTACAATTGGCAACATCACACGCAGCAACTTTTACTTCTAACTAAACTTTATAGTTTCTGGAATTATGTCCATCGCGAAAGTCGAGAATCGCTGTTACACTATCTCGACGCTTTGTTCCACCTGATCTACAAACCTAGAGCCGAACTGATTCTGGAACAACACCAAAAACAATAA
- the pgmB gene encoding beta-phosphoglucomutase, giving the protein MTQTDRSPLIYTDWTVIETQFDPKLTNTRETIFTIGNGYLGTRGSFEEGFSRSQPATLIHGVYDDVPVVYTELVNCPDWLPLLIIVDGERFRLDQGEILSYERQLDVKRAVLSRSIKWRSPSGKTISLHFERFASLADEHIVGLRCQITTEQDTNIEVQASINGYPENQGFNHWEQLGQGKTEHGVWLQVRTRTSHIELAMASSLSLDGAEGTVQTTNVPGYPTLTTTFVALGGKTITIENLITIYTSRDTEAPVKAAQTRLGALTNYQTLFDAHAQSWAEAWQQSDIVIEGDLRAQFAVRYNLFQLLIAAARHNDRVSIPAKTLSGFGYRGHVFWDTEIFILPFFTFTQPHLARNLLSYRYHTIEGARRKAAYYGYKGAMYAWESADTGDEVTPRWALPKDPYGEDIRIWCRDREIHISADIAYAAWYYWQATNDDEWMRDYGCEIILDTAVFWMSRTEWSTQHERFEIREVIGADEYHEHVDNNAFTNRMAQWHLEKAIYIYDWLNKCYPDRLEDLCDRLKITPERRSRWQDIANNMWIPYHSSGLIEQCEGFFKLKDINLQDYEPRSKSMQEILGIAGADKAQVLKQPDVLMLLYLMRQSQEFPYSQESLEANWNYYAPRTDITYGSSLGPAIHAILASDLNKTIEAYDRFMQAVLVDLEDTRGNAHDGIHGASAGGIWQAVVLGFGGIQFGDEPFAHPHLPPGWTRLKFRLHWRGKWHEFDLKAEPKPSKPIMTSSIPSSNIQGAIFDLDGVITDTAEYHYRSWQRLADEEGIPFDRQANEALRGVSRRESLMKIISGRSFSEEQIQQMMERKNQYYVDSIQAFSPNDLLPGALNLLKELKQAGIRIALGSGSKNARPVLEKLGIADQFDAIADGYSVDRAKPAPDLFLFAAKELGLPPEQCVVFEDAEAGVEAALAGNMWAVGLGPVERVGEAHIALPSLAEVHWADLLAQLQQIAKEGGRKAELIR; this is encoded by the coding sequence ATGACTCAGACCGATCGCTCCCCTTTGATTTATACCGACTGGACAGTCATCGAAACTCAATTCGATCCAAAGCTGACTAACACCCGTGAAACGATTTTTACGATCGGCAATGGTTATCTTGGCACTCGCGGCAGCTTTGAGGAAGGATTTTCTCGCTCCCAACCGGCGACGCTGATTCATGGGGTGTATGACGATGTTCCGGTGGTTTACACCGAGCTTGTAAACTGTCCCGACTGGTTGCCATTGTTGATCATTGTGGATGGAGAGCGCTTTCGGCTCGATCAAGGTGAGATTCTGAGCTATGAGCGTCAGCTTGATGTCAAGCGAGCGGTGTTGAGTCGATCGATCAAGTGGCGCAGCCCAAGCGGGAAAACGATTTCACTACACTTTGAGCGGTTCGCAAGTCTGGCAGATGAGCATATTGTCGGGTTGCGCTGTCAGATTACCACGGAGCAAGACACCAACATTGAAGTCCAAGCCAGCATCAATGGTTATCCAGAGAACCAGGGCTTTAACCATTGGGAACAACTAGGACAAGGTAAAACAGAGCATGGAGTCTGGCTACAAGTCCGCACCCGCACTTCGCATATTGAACTTGCGATGGCTTCAAGTTTGTCGTTAGATGGTGCAGAAGGGACAGTACAGACAACTAATGTTCCGGGCTATCCAACCTTAACTACAACCTTTGTGGCTCTGGGTGGAAAAACCATTACGATCGAAAACCTGATCACCATCTACACTTCTCGCGACACCGAAGCTCCGGTGAAAGCTGCACAAACAAGGCTTGGTGCATTAACTAACTATCAAACCTTGTTTGATGCTCATGCCCAAAGTTGGGCAGAAGCTTGGCAACAAAGCGACATTGTCATCGAAGGCGATCTTCGCGCTCAGTTCGCTGTGCGCTACAACTTGTTCCAATTGCTCATTGCGGCGGCACGACACAACGATCGTGTCAGCATCCCAGCAAAAACGCTTTCTGGATTTGGCTATCGCGGTCACGTCTTTTGGGACACTGAGATCTTTATTCTGCCGTTCTTCACCTTCACTCAGCCGCACCTAGCGCGAAATCTACTCAGCTATCGATATCACACGATCGAGGGCGCACGTCGTAAAGCTGCTTACTATGGCTACAAAGGTGCGATGTACGCTTGGGAAAGTGCAGATACCGGAGATGAAGTCACGCCTCGCTGGGCGCTTCCGAAAGATCCTTACGGTGAAGACATTCGGATTTGGTGTCGCGATCGTGAAATTCACATTAGCGCCGATATTGCCTACGCTGCATGGTACTACTGGCAAGCTACTAATGATGATGAATGGATGCGCGATTATGGCTGTGAGATCATCTTAGATACGGCTGTATTTTGGATGAGTCGAACTGAATGGAGTACGCAGCATGAACGCTTCGAAATCCGTGAGGTAATTGGTGCCGATGAATATCACGAACACGTTGATAATAATGCGTTCACCAATCGCATGGCACAGTGGCATCTAGAAAAAGCAATTTATATCTATGATTGGTTGAATAAATGTTATCCCGATCGCTTGGAAGACTTGTGCGATCGCTTAAAAATCACGCCAGAACGTCGATCGCGTTGGCAAGACATTGCTAACAATATGTGGATTCCTTATCATTCATCGGGATTGATCGAACAATGCGAAGGCTTCTTCAAGCTCAAAGATATCAATCTGCAAGACTATGAACCGCGCAGCAAATCAATGCAGGAGATTCTAGGAATTGCAGGTGCAGACAAAGCGCAAGTTCTCAAGCAGCCGGATGTATTGATGCTGCTGTATCTGATGCGGCAATCACAAGAGTTTCCTTACTCACAGGAATCTTTAGAAGCAAACTGGAACTACTACGCGCCTCGCACTGATATCACTTATGGATCATCCTTAGGCCCTGCCATTCATGCAATTCTGGCATCGGATCTCAACAAAACGATCGAAGCCTACGATCGCTTCATGCAAGCCGTATTAGTTGACCTCGAAGACACACGCGGCAATGCACATGACGGCATTCACGGTGCATCCGCAGGCGGCATCTGGCAAGCCGTTGTTCTCGGATTCGGCGGTATCCAATTTGGCGATGAACCCTTTGCCCATCCGCATCTCCCCCCTGGTTGGACGCGGCTCAAATTCCGCCTACACTGGCGGGGCAAATGGCACGAATTCGATCTCAAAGCAGAACCCAAACCTTCTAAACCGATCATGACTTCTTCGATTCCTTCTTCCAACATTCAAGGCGCAATCTTCGATCTCGATGGTGTCATTACCGACACGGCAGAATATCATTACCGCTCTTGGCAACGGCTTGCCGACGAAGAGGGGATTCCCTTCGATCGTCAGGCGAACGAAGCCCTGCGCGGTGTATCTCGGCGTGAATCTTTAATGAAAATCATCAGTGGTCGCTCTTTCAGCGAAGAACAAATTCAGCAAATGATGGAGCGCAAAAATCAATACTATGTTGACTCTATCCAAGCCTTTTCACCCAATGATCTGCTACCGGGAGCGCTGAACTTACTGAAAGAATTGAAACAAGCAGGAATTAGAATTGCACTGGGATCAGGCAGTAAAAATGCGCGTCCGGTGCTGGAAAAACTTGGCATTGCTGACCAGTTTGACGCGATCGCAGATGGATATAGTGTTGATCGAGCAAAACCCGCTCCGGATCTGTTCCTCTTTGCCGCAAAAGAACTCGGACTCCCTCCAGAACAATGCGTCGTGTTTGAAGATGCCGAAGCCGGAGTGGAAGCCGCTTTAGCTGGAAATATGTGGGCAGTGGGATTGGGCCCGGTTGAGCGCGTGGGTGAAGCCCATATCGCTCTCCCAAGCTTAGCAGAGGTACATTGGGCGGATTTACTCGCTCAGTTGCAGCAAATTGCAAAAGAAGGCGGTAGAAAAGCAGAATTAATTCGCTAG